The Paenibacillus sophorae genome has a segment encoding these proteins:
- a CDS encoding glycoside hydrolase family 97 protein has translation MTSRWVVFSPDGNIQAELFLRNGIPYYSVNYCHTPLIRHSKLGLTFEHAKPLNRNFRVASGKYDSFDETWTQPWGEVKEIRNHYNELRVELEETTPSPRRMSIIFRVYNDGLGFRYELPEQDNLSHFEIKSEDTEFALTDVDHAWWMPAYQKLYTELLYNVTPLHSIPYRAVHTPLTMKMADGLYISIHEADLSNYSSMTLMPTQNNTLAIDLIPWSDGVKVKGSTPLKTPWRTIQIAEKPGDLITSYLILNLNEPNRLGDVSWVKPGKYIGIWWGMHLGLYTWGSGPRHGATTENAKRYIDFAAKYGIPMVLIEGWNIGWDNDWTKHGENFSFTTPYPDYDLVEVTSYAASKGVKIMGHMETAGAIQNLERQMEEAFALYKKLGIDVVKTGYVSPDPALKRFDDRGNLISMEWLGGQYNVDHHRKVIETAARYQISLIAHEPVKDTGERRTYPNMMTREGARGQEFDASAEYVGNPPDHTTIIPFTRMLAGPFDYTPGIVKLIYKEYRPGNRVRGTLAKQLALYVVLYSPLQMAADLPENYEQQRAAFQFILDVPTDWQDTKVLGGEIADYVTIVRKDRNSEEWYLGSITDEHGRTLAAPLAFLDPGKMYVAEIYADGPYADWRINPYPMTISKVLVDRSTTLQLKLAPGGGQAIRIRPSSADEIKSLPVERTSFTSA, from the coding sequence ATGACAAGCAGGTGGGTTGTATTTTCACCCGATGGCAACATTCAGGCGGAACTTTTTCTTAGGAACGGCATTCCGTATTATAGTGTGAACTATTGCCATACCCCCCTTATCAGACATTCGAAGCTCGGCCTCACATTTGAACATGCCAAGCCGCTTAACCGGAATTTCAGAGTCGCCAGCGGCAAGTATGACAGCTTCGATGAGACGTGGACACAGCCTTGGGGAGAAGTCAAGGAAATACGCAATCATTACAATGAACTCCGCGTGGAGCTTGAAGAGACAACCCCGTCTCCGCGCCGAATGTCGATCATTTTTCGCGTATACAATGACGGCCTGGGCTTTCGTTACGAGCTGCCTGAGCAGGACAATCTCTCCCATTTTGAAATCAAGAGCGAAGATACGGAATTTGCCCTGACCGATGTGGATCACGCCTGGTGGATGCCCGCCTATCAGAAACTGTATACCGAACTCCTGTACAATGTGACTCCCCTTCATTCCATTCCTTATCGTGCCGTCCATACCCCTTTAACAATGAAAATGGCTGATGGATTGTACATAAGCATTCACGAAGCCGATTTATCCAACTATTCCTCCATGACCCTAATGCCCACACAGAATAACACACTTGCCATCGACCTGATTCCTTGGTCCGACGGTGTTAAAGTCAAAGGCTCCACTCCCTTAAAAACTCCTTGGCGAACGATCCAGATCGCGGAAAAACCCGGGGATTTGATTACATCCTACTTGATTCTTAATCTCAATGAACCGAACAGGCTGGGAGATGTGTCGTGGGTAAAACCGGGCAAGTATATCGGCATATGGTGGGGCATGCATCTTGGCTTATACACATGGGGCTCTGGCCCCAGACATGGCGCAACGACCGAGAATGCCAAAAGGTACATTGATTTTGCCGCCAAATACGGCATTCCGATGGTGCTCATTGAGGGCTGGAATATCGGATGGGACAACGATTGGACCAAGCATGGCGAAAACTTCAGTTTTACAACCCCTTATCCGGATTATGACCTTGTGGAAGTCACTTCGTATGCCGCCAGCAAGGGTGTGAAAATTATGGGCCACATGGAAACGGCCGGAGCTATTCAGAATCTGGAGCGTCAAATGGAAGAGGCGTTTGCTTTATATAAAAAACTGGGGATAGACGTTGTAAAAACAGGCTATGTCTCCCCTGACCCTGCGCTTAAGCGCTTTGATGACAGAGGGAATCTGATAAGTATGGAGTGGCTTGGCGGTCAATATAACGTGGATCATCATCGAAAAGTAATCGAAACCGCGGCTAGGTATCAGATCAGCCTGATCGCCCATGAGCCGGTTAAAGATACGGGTGAAAGACGGACCTATCCGAATATGATGACCCGTGAAGGCGCTCGCGGACAAGAGTTCGATGCCTCCGCTGAATATGTCGGGAACCCTCCAGACCACACCACCATCATTCCTTTTACCCGAATGCTTGCCGGTCCCTTCGATTATACGCCAGGGATTGTAAAGCTTATTTATAAGGAATACAGACCGGGCAACAGAGTGCGGGGGACGCTAGCCAAACAGTTGGCGCTTTATGTGGTTCTGTACAGCCCTCTGCAAATGGCTGCAGACCTGCCGGAAAATTACGAACAGCAGCGCGCGGCTTTTCAATTTATTCTGGATGTTCCTACCGATTGGCAGGATACCAAGGTGCTGGGTGGAGAGATCGCAGATTATGTTACGATTGTCCGCAAAGACAGAAACAGCGAGGAATGGTATCTGGGCAGCATTACCGATGAGCACGGACGCACGCTTGCAGCACCGCTCGCTTTTCTTGATCCGGGCAAAATGTATGTGGCTGAAATCTATGCCGATGGCCCCTATGCCGACTGGAGGATCAATCCTTATCCCATGACCATATCCAAGGTACTTGTCGACAGAAGCACAACCTTGCAATTGAAGCTCGCCCCGGGAGGCGGGCAGGCTATTCGCATACGGCCGTCTTCCGCAGACGAAATCAAGTCCCTCCCGGTTGAAAGAACTTCCTTTACAAGCGCCTGA
- a CDS encoding aldo/keto reductase: MVAIKYIPVQGLDKSCSQLVIGTADFSRKRLDAVFEMLDAYALRGGNTIDTANVYGDGESELAVGQWLTSRQCRQNVIIIDKGGHYHVDAGQAIVNRLTPHAIAEDLERSLERLQTDYIDIYLLHRDDPSVPVHEIMDFLQEHIDSGLIKAVGASNWSVQRIDEANRYADKKGYKRLVVNSPSLSLAAINEPRWPGTVYVDQAYHDWHKQTQLPLFAWSSQAGGFFSGRYSPGVRVSEDMVRVYYSDDNWERLNRASRLAAHKGKGITANHIALAYVLNQPFPVCAVIGPECVDQLISSFIALDLGLTDEERLWLNLEQW, encoded by the coding sequence CGTTTGGATGCCGTTTTTGAAATGCTTGACGCTTATGCCCTGCGCGGTGGAAACACAATCGATACGGCGAATGTCTACGGAGATGGCGAAAGCGAGCTGGCGGTCGGCCAGTGGTTAACATCGAGACAGTGCCGGCAAAATGTCATCATCATCGACAAGGGCGGCCATTATCATGTGGATGCCGGGCAAGCCATTGTAAACAGACTGACCCCTCATGCTATTGCAGAGGATCTGGAGCGCAGTTTGGAGAGACTTCAGACCGATTATATTGATATTTACTTGCTTCACCGTGACGACCCTTCTGTTCCGGTGCACGAGATTATGGATTTTCTTCAGGAGCATATAGACTCCGGTCTAATTAAAGCTGTTGGCGCCTCCAATTGGTCGGTTCAAAGAATAGACGAGGCGAATCGATATGCGGACAAAAAGGGCTATAAACGCCTGGTAGTCAATAGTCCTTCATTAAGCCTGGCCGCAATCAATGAGCCGCGTTGGCCTGGAACGGTGTATGTAGATCAAGCTTATCATGACTGGCACAAGCAAACGCAGCTTCCATTATTCGCGTGGTCGTCTCAAGCGGGCGGTTTCTTCTCGGGGCGCTACTCCCCCGGCGTTCGCGTGAGCGAGGACATGGTCCGGGTATATTACAGCGATGATAACTGGGAACGGTTAAACCGTGCCAGCAGATTGGCCGCTCACAAGGGAAAGGGCATTACGGCAAATCACATTGCGTTAGCTTATGTGTTAAACCAGCCCTTTCCTGTTTGTGCGGTCATTGGCCCTGAGTGCGTCGATCAATTAATCTCCAGCTTCATAGCGCTGGATTTAGGTTTGACTGATGAGGAACGGCTGTGGCTTAACCTGGAACAATGGTAG